The following proteins are co-located in the Candidatus Paracaedibacter acanthamoebae genome:
- a CDS encoding DUF4158 domain-containing protein, which yields MESRYAITRQLLNEVGPLSKEEQEWVFQCRRDPNRLGFCYQLIFVKVFNRFPQQEPFEIIPEILNFVSSQINIKSSTGLAVMLVLYSTTH from the coding sequence ATGGAGAGTAGGTATGCTATTACTCGTCAATTACTTAATGAAGTCGGCCCACTTTCAAAAGAAGAACAAGAATGGGTTTTTCAATGCAGACGCGATCCGAACCGGCTTGGGTTTTGCTATCAATTAATATTTGTGAAAGTCTTTAATAGGTTTCCTCAGCAGGAGCCTTTTGAAATTATTCCTGAAATATTAAATTTTGTTAGCAGCCAAATTAACATTAAGTCGAGTACAGGACTAGCAGTAATGCTAGTCCTGTACTCGACAACTCACTGA
- a CDS encoding recombinase family protein produces the protein MANFAYLRVSTDSQDNQNQKLSVLEYCNANQLGLLHLIEDTVSSKVPWKERKIGEILHKANKGDVIVVSEVSRLGRSALQVLEILEFAANHEISVHLAKNRFIMDGSMQATITATILGLAAQIEREFISLRTKEALAKCKQDGKNLGRPKGPAQALKLDQHYDEIVSYLRKGISKRSIAKLIECSPTSLYNWLKRRKIKD, from the coding sequence ATGGCTAATTTTGCCTATCTACGCGTGTCAACGGACAGCCAAGATAATCAGAACCAAAAGCTGAGTGTGCTTGAGTACTGCAATGCGAACCAACTGGGCTTGCTTCATTTGATTGAGGATACGGTTAGCAGTAAAGTGCCGTGGAAAGAACGGAAAATTGGAGAGATCCTTCATAAAGCCAACAAAGGAGATGTGATTGTCGTCTCGGAAGTCTCCCGTCTAGGCCGTTCAGCCCTACAAGTTCTTGAAATTCTTGAGTTCGCCGCCAATCATGAAATTTCTGTGCATCTCGCAAAGAATCGATTTATTATGGATGGCTCCATGCAGGCAACAATTACAGCGACAATTTTAGGCCTTGCAGCGCAGATAGAACGTGAATTTATTTCTCTGCGGACAAAGGAAGCTCTGGCAAAATGCAAACAAGATGGTAAAAATCTAGGACGACCAAAAGGACCAGCCCAAGCTTTAAAGCTAGATCAGCACTATGATGAAATTGTTTCTTACTTGAGAAAAGGAATCAGTAAACGATCTATAGCCAAGTTAATTGAGTGCTCCCCTACCAGTCTTTATAATTGGCTAAAACGTAGAAAAATTAAGGACTAA
- a CDS encoding ISAs1 family transposase yields the protein MDIIRFIEEVEDPRDSWKIQHNLSSILFTTLCAVLSGAQTWDDVALFGQTKQAWLSKYISFDNGIPSAWTFRRIFTLLRPECLEILLRTHADQIMGAHNANHIAIDGKTLRSSKRKDLNCLHSLSAWCHEKGLVLAEKDVDKKSNEITAIPLLLNTLDLKGATVSIDAAGCQKTIASQIQEQKGDYVLALKKNHPKLYQTIEQYIADQGPSCDTKLHDGFDEGHGRLVRRRYFGYDISHLEQAKEWSGLKSVIAVETIFSHPNSSTHVTAQWRYYLSSHPANHQQLPDYIRNHWSVENKLHWVLDVHLKEDEDRKAERQSAKAFAILKRMSLNIIRSKDGHTKGSLRGKLKKASWDTAYLLSLLV from the coding sequence TTGGATATCATAAGATTTATAGAGGAAGTTGAAGACCCTCGTGATTCCTGGAAAATCCAGCATAATTTAAGCAGTATCCTTTTTACAACCTTATGCGCTGTCTTATCGGGGGCGCAGACATGGGATGATGTAGCGCTGTTCGGGCAAACAAAACAAGCATGGCTGTCAAAGTACATTTCTTTCGATAATGGAATCCCTTCTGCTTGGACTTTTAGAAGAATCTTTACACTGCTTCGCCCAGAATGCCTGGAGATCCTCTTAAGGACTCACGCAGATCAAATAATGGGAGCTCATAATGCTAACCATATAGCGATCGACGGGAAAACCTTGCGGTCGAGTAAGCGTAAGGATTTAAACTGTCTTCATTCCTTAAGCGCCTGGTGTCATGAGAAAGGTCTTGTATTGGCAGAAAAAGATGTAGACAAGAAATCCAACGAAATAACAGCAATTCCTTTATTATTGAACACGCTAGACTTAAAAGGGGCAACCGTCAGTATTGACGCTGCTGGTTGCCAAAAAACGATAGCAAGCCAAATCCAAGAGCAAAAAGGTGATTATGTTTTAGCTTTAAAAAAGAATCATCCTAAATTATATCAAACCATTGAACAATATATAGCAGATCAAGGACCTTCTTGCGATACTAAACTCCATGATGGTTTTGATGAAGGCCATGGACGATTGGTCCGACGACGCTACTTCGGTTATGATATTAGTCATCTTGAACAAGCAAAAGAGTGGTCAGGTTTAAAGAGCGTTATTGCTGTTGAAACAATCTTCTCGCACCCTAACAGTTCTACTCATGTTACGGCTCAATGGCGCTATTATCTTTCAAGTCATCCAGCCAACCATCAACAACTTCCTGACTATATCCGCAATCATTGGAGTGTTGAAAATAAGCTTCACTGGGTTTTGGATGTGCATTTGAAAGAAGACGAGGATCGTAAAGCTGAACGCCAAAGTGCCAAGGCTTTTGCTATTCTTAAACGTATGAGCTTAAATATTATTCGGTCCAAGGATGGTCATACCAAGGGTAGTTTACGGGGAAAACTGAAAAAAGCTAGTTGGGATACTGCCTATTTGTTGAGTTTACTCGTGTAA
- a CDS encoding efflux RND transporter permease subunit, giving the protein MLERIVYFSIRQRWMIMIMVLGLGILGAYNFQRLAIDAVPDITNVQVQINTEAPGFSPLESEQRITYPIETAIAGLPGLSYTRSVSRYGLSQVTVIFKDGTDIYFARQLVNERLQEAKSQLPDGLEPTMGPIATGLGEIFMFIVEAKSGAKKQDGTPWTLSDLREIQDWVVRPQLRNLKGVTEVNTIGGFAKQFHVTPSPDKLISLGLTLADVMIALTKNNNNIGAGYVEKHGEQYLIRVPGQVKDLKEIGDIIIARRDGLPLRIKDVAEVSLGKELRTGAATQNGQEVVLGTVFMLIGENSREVVQTVGRKLEEVNRGLPEGVTVKAVYDRSMLVNRTIATVEKNLLEGALLVIVILFLLLGNIRTALITAAVIPLAMLLTITGMVQNKISGNLMSLGALDFGLIVDGAVIIIENCLRRFGLEQRRLGRILSREERFSLAASATAEVIRPSLFGIMIITVVYLPIFTLTGVEGKMFHPMAFTVVMALLAALVLSITFIPAAIALFVTGKVEEKENVIIRKAHKWYEPILAYSLKTPRKIITGAVLLVLFSIFLASRMGSEFIPNLDEGDIALHALRIPGTSLTQAISMQTALEARIKEFPEVKTVFAKMGTAEVATDPMPPSVADTIVIIKERKDWPDPRKPKAQLVKEIEAAVLKIPGNNYEFTQPIQMRFNELISGVRSDLAVKVYGDDLEELQKVGKKIETLLKTIPGSADAKMEQITGLPVLSILPNRAALSLYGLNVADMQEILEIGLGGKVAGRIFEGDRRFDLIVRLPEELRTNINAMKSLPIPLAQGLDKENKQILRYVPLSEVATLEIAPGPNQISRENGKRRVVITSNVRGRDLGSFVQDVQEQVTEKIEVPSGYWVEYGGTFEQLISASKRLQIVVPVTLLLIFLLLFSLFSSIRDALIIFSGVPLALTGGIIALWLRSIPLSISAGVGFIALSGVAVLNGVVMVSFIRQLLNEKKPLEQAITEGALTRLRPVLMTALVASLGFVPMAFNVGAGSEVQRPLATVVIGGIISSTALTLLVLPALYRLFHRKV; this is encoded by the coding sequence ATGCTAGAACGTATTGTCTATTTTTCAATTCGCCAACGTTGGATGATTATGATCATGGTCTTAGGACTAGGCATATTGGGGGCGTATAATTTTCAACGTCTGGCAATTGACGCCGTTCCCGACATTACCAATGTGCAAGTGCAGATAAATACGGAAGCACCAGGCTTTTCACCACTGGAATCAGAGCAGCGTATTACCTATCCAATAGAAACTGCTATTGCGGGGCTCCCGGGTTTAAGCTATACGCGCTCCGTTTCGCGATACGGGCTGAGTCAAGTTACGGTTATTTTTAAAGATGGAACGGATATTTATTTTGCTCGCCAGCTGGTTAATGAGCGACTGCAAGAAGCTAAAAGCCAACTCCCAGACGGGTTAGAACCTACTATGGGCCCCATTGCCACCGGTCTGGGTGAGATTTTTATGTTTATTGTCGAGGCAAAATCTGGAGCTAAAAAGCAGGATGGCACTCCGTGGACACTTTCTGATTTACGTGAAATACAGGATTGGGTGGTAAGACCTCAACTCAGAAATCTGAAGGGTGTTACAGAGGTTAATACTATTGGCGGGTTTGCAAAGCAGTTCCATGTCACACCTTCTCCCGATAAACTCATTTCCCTGGGGTTGACTCTCGCAGATGTAATGATCGCACTTACCAAAAATAATAATAACATTGGGGCTGGATATGTAGAAAAACATGGTGAGCAATATTTGATTCGCGTCCCCGGACAGGTAAAGGATCTTAAAGAAATTGGAGATATTATTATTGCGCGGCGCGACGGCCTGCCACTTCGCATCAAAGATGTAGCTGAAGTATCTTTAGGAAAAGAATTACGCACAGGAGCTGCAACTCAAAACGGTCAAGAAGTCGTATTAGGCACAGTCTTTATGCTCATTGGTGAAAACAGCCGTGAAGTTGTTCAAACGGTAGGAAGAAAACTAGAAGAGGTTAACCGTGGCTTGCCCGAAGGAGTTACTGTCAAAGCCGTCTATGATCGTTCTATGTTGGTGAATCGTACCATTGCGACAGTAGAAAAAAACCTACTGGAAGGGGCACTCCTGGTCATCGTCATTTTATTTTTGCTTTTAGGAAATATACGTACTGCTCTTATTACGGCCGCTGTCATTCCGCTTGCAATGCTTCTTACTATTACGGGTATGGTGCAAAACAAAATATCTGGTAATCTTATGAGCTTGGGTGCCTTAGATTTCGGCTTAATTGTCGATGGTGCTGTTATTATTATTGAGAATTGTTTGCGGCGTTTTGGGCTAGAACAACGTCGATTGGGAAGGATACTTTCCCGAGAAGAACGATTTTCCCTAGCAGCGTCTGCCACAGCCGAAGTGATTCGACCAAGCCTGTTTGGGATTATGATTATTACAGTAGTTTATTTGCCTATCTTCACATTAACAGGTGTAGAAGGTAAAATGTTTCACCCTATGGCTTTTACAGTAGTGATGGCATTACTAGCAGCCTTAGTATTGTCTATTACCTTTATTCCAGCGGCGATTGCCCTGTTTGTTACCGGTAAGGTAGAGGAGAAGGAAAATGTCATTATACGAAAAGCGCATAAATGGTATGAACCTATTCTAGCTTATAGTCTTAAAACTCCTCGAAAAATAATTACGGGTGCAGTCCTCTTAGTATTATTCAGCATCTTTTTAGCTTCACGTATGGGATCAGAATTCATTCCAAATTTAGATGAAGGAGATATTGCCCTGCATGCGCTACGGATTCCTGGTACCAGTCTGACACAGGCTATCAGTATGCAAACTGCCCTTGAGGCTCGGATAAAGGAATTTCCAGAAGTAAAAACAGTATTTGCTAAGATGGGAACTGCGGAAGTTGCTACTGACCCTATGCCTCCTAGTGTGGCAGATACGATTGTAATAATTAAAGAACGCAAAGATTGGCCTGATCCACGAAAGCCCAAAGCACAGCTGGTAAAGGAAATTGAAGCAGCCGTATTAAAAATCCCTGGAAATAATTATGAATTTACCCAACCGATCCAAATGCGCTTCAATGAGCTGATTTCTGGTGTACGCTCGGATTTGGCTGTGAAGGTTTACGGAGATGACTTGGAAGAATTACAGAAGGTTGGCAAGAAAATTGAAACCCTACTTAAAACTATTCCAGGATCTGCGGATGCAAAAATGGAACAAATTACGGGACTTCCAGTTTTAAGTATACTGCCTAATCGTGCTGCCCTTAGCCTTTATGGTTTGAATGTAGCAGACATGCAAGAAATATTAGAAATTGGTCTGGGGGGTAAAGTAGCTGGTCGTATTTTTGAAGGAGATAGACGGTTTGATTTAATTGTGCGTTTACCGGAAGAATTACGCACTAATATAAATGCAATGAAAAGCTTGCCAATCCCATTAGCTCAAGGCTTAGATAAAGAAAACAAACAAATACTGAGATATGTACCGTTATCGGAAGTTGCCACATTAGAAATTGCGCCTGGACCTAATCAAATAAGCCGCGAAAACGGTAAACGCCGTGTCGTAATAACCTCCAATGTTCGGGGACGTGATCTTGGATCGTTTGTGCAAGATGTTCAGGAACAGGTAACTGAAAAAATAGAAGTTCCATCTGGGTATTGGGTAGAATACGGGGGGACATTTGAGCAGTTGATTTCTGCCAGTAAGCGACTTCAAATAGTGGTGCCAGTAACTCTATTGCTTATTTTTTTGTTGTTATTTTCATTGTTCAGTTCAATACGGGATGCCCTTATTATCTTCTCAGGTGTACCGCTAGCACTCACGGGAGGGATAATAGCACTTTGGCTACGAAGTATTCCGCTTTCCATTTCTGCAGGCGTGGGATTTATTGCCCTCTCGGGAGTAGCGGTCTTAAATGGTGTCGTTATGGTATCTTTTATCCGCCAACTACTTAATGAAAAAAAGCCATTGGAGCAAGCTATTACAGAAGGCGCACTCACTCGTCTACGCCCTGTGCTAATGACTGCGCTGGTGGCATCGCTGGGTTTCGTACCAATGGCGTTTAATGTAGGTGCTGGCTCGGAAGTGCAGCGGCCTTTAGCAACAGTAGTGATCGGCGGAATCATTTCTTCCACCGCGTTGACACTCCTCGTGCTGCCTGCGCTTTATAGGTTGTTTCATCGAAAGGTATAG